From Cygnus atratus isolate AKBS03 ecotype Queensland, Australia chromosome 1, CAtr_DNAZoo_HiC_assembly, whole genome shotgun sequence, the proteins below share one genomic window:
- the LOC118246733 gene encoding suppressor of cytokine signaling 1-like gives MIRGRPDDLHNTHATVSRPQRQHRSVLPSPAPPGLPDRFRMFRSCEWEVLERSLNILQASDFYWGPLSVGEAHAKLQQEPVGTYLVRDSSQGNCLFSLSVRMPTGPVSLRISFQEGYFRLKNWFSDCVVRLLELVVAGTRNNPLHFDEMGGTPLVFSEPLCRSRRAVPTLRELCRRHLPAASGAAAAGDTAGTCPQEVAASPPGRRRGSEQSVVPSPSAAGAGR, from the coding sequence ATGATCAGAGGGAGGCCAGATGATCTGCACAACACGCACGCCACTGTTTCTCGTCCGCAAAGGCAGCATCGGAGCGttctccccagccccgcacctCCCGGCTTGCCCGATCGCTTCCGGATGTTTCGCAGCTGTGAGTGGGAGGTCCTGGAGCGGTCCCTCAACATCCTCCAGGCCAGCGACTTCTACTGGGGCCCCCTGTCCGTGGGGGAGGCCCACGCCAAGCTCCAGCAGGAGCCCGTCGGCACCTACTTGGTGCGGGACAGCTCGCAGGGCAACTGCTTGTTCAGCTTGAGTGTGCGGATGCCCACGGGGCCCGTCAGCCTCCGCATCTCTTTCCAGGAGGGCTATTTCCGCCTGAAGAACTGGTTTTCGGACTGCGTGGTccggctgctggagctggtggtggCGGGGACCCGCAACAACCCCTTGCACTTTGATGAGATGGGGGGAACCCCCCTGGTCTTCTCCGAGCCCTTGTGCCGGAGCCGCCGAGCGGTGCCCACGCTTCGAGAACTGTGCCGCCggcacctgcctgctgccagtGGTGCTGCTGCCGCAGGGGACACCGCAGGGACGTGCCCGCAGGAGGTGGCGGCGTCACCCCCGGGCAGGAGGCGGGGGTCAGAGCAAAGTGttgtccccagcccctccgcAGCCGGGGCTGGGAGATGA